The following proteins come from a genomic window of Miscanthus floridulus cultivar M001 chromosome 2, ASM1932011v1, whole genome shotgun sequence:
- the LOC136537087 gene encoding uncharacterized protein, which produces MAGDQFPAFDLNVRLEEDDDGNLPFDLNVPTLEDPNNNGFDLNLPLDEFGAIDFDYLQNLSVEHAPPVEANHRGKKEVPEDVRKQIYQALLTRSKNGTLGRNDTRIVAAQFGVHIRSVQRLWQRGKHQLAHNIPVVVASKKKGRCGRKLVPLDLEQLRNIPLKQRMTIEDVSSKLGVSKARIQRYLKRGLLRRHSSSIKPYLTDANKKTRLKWCVDMIEQGLVNDPRFKDFFDFVFIDEKWFYLSQKSEKYYLLPEEDDPHHTCKNKNYIPRLMFLCVCARPRFRNGECVFDGKIGCFPLITYGQAIRRSENRLRGEQVIKPITSITREVIRDFMINQVLPAIRAKWPREDVNKPIFIQQDNAPSHLKVDDPIFCEAAKQEGFDIRLICQPPNSPDFNILDLGLFRAIQAIQYKMDAKTINDLVPAVQQAFLQYSPRKANRIFVTLQSVLKETMKIKGCNKIKIPHMQKERLEREDRLPLQISCEGSLLAEALASLPAAN; this is translated from the exons ATGGCTGGTGATCAATTCCCTGCCTTTGATCTCAACGTGCGTTTAGAAGAAGATGACGACGGCAACCTCCCATTCGATCTCAACGTGCCAACACTGGAGGATCCCAACAACAACG GATTTGATTTGAACTTGCCACTAGATGAATTTGGTGCAATTGATTTTGATTATTTACAAAACCTCTCTG TAGAACATGCTCCTCCAGTTGAAGCAAACCATCGAGGAAAAAAAGAAGTGCCAGAAGACGTCAGAAAACAAATTTATCAAGCATTGTTGACTAGAAGCAAGAATGGGACACTAGGTAGGAATGATACAAGAATTGTCGCTGCGCAATTTGGAGTGCACATTCGGTCAGTTCAGCGCTTATGGCAGCGAGGTAAACACCAACTTGCTCATAACATTCCGGTAGTGGTTGCAAGTAAAAAGAAGGGTAGATGTGGCCGCAAGTTAGTCCCTCTTGATTTGGAACAATTGCGCAACATTCCTCTCAAGCAAAGAATGACCATAGAAGATGTGTCTAGTAAACTTGGTGTTAGCAAAGCTAGGATACAAAGATATTTGAAAAGGGGTTTGCTTAGGCGTCACTCTAGTAGCATCAAACCATATCTCACAGATGCTAACAAGAAGACTAGGTTGAAGTGGTGTGTTGACATGATTGAGCAAGGTTTGGTTAATGATCCAAGATTTAaggatttttttgactttgtgttcattgatgaaaaATGGTTCTACCTCTCTCAAAAATCCGAGAAATATTACTTGCTACCCGAGGAAGATGACCCCCATCACACTTGTAAAAACAAGAATTACATCCCTAGGctcatgttcttgtgtgtttgTGCTCGGCCAAGGTTTAGGAATGGAGAGTGTGTTTTTGATGGAAAAATAGGTTGTTTTCCACTTATCACTTATGGACAAGCCATTAGAAGAAGTGAAAATCGTCTTCGTGGAGAACAAGTAATCAAGCCAATTACTTCAATCACAAGAGAGGTGATTAGAGATTTCATGATAAACCAAGTGTTGCCTGCCATTCGagccaaatggccaagagaagatgTGAACAAGCCaattttcatacaacaagataATGCACCCTCCCATTTAAAAGTGGATGATCCTATTTTTTGTGAGGCCGCTAAGCAAGAAGGATTTGACATTCGTCTCATTTGTCAACCACCCAATTCTCCGGATTTCAACATTCTAGACTTGGGGCTTTTTCGAGCTATTCAAGCTATTCAATACAAGATGGATGCAAAAACAATAAACGATCTTGTTCCAGCAGTCCAACAG GCATTCTTACAGTACTCTCCACGGAAAGCAAATAGGATTTTCGTAACACTACAGAGTGTTTTGAAGGAAACAATGAAGATTAAAGGTTGCAACAAAATCAAGATTCCTCACATGCAGAAAGAAAGACTAGAGAGAGAAGATCGGCTGCCATTGCAAATTTCTTGTGAAGGTTCCTTGCTAGCCGAAGCACTTGCTAGCCTTCCTGCAGCAAATTAG